The Brevibacillus humidisoli DNA segment GTTCAGATCGGCCTGCACCGCCAACCGTTCCAAAACGCGGATCACCTCGGCGATCTTGTCGATCAAGAACAGAAAGATGATCACACCAGACACGATTGTCAGCAGAAAGGCAAACATCGACTTCTGCTCCTTGATCACCAGCGCGAGGATGGTGGCAACAATGCCAAGACCTACAATCTGGACGATTTCCATCGCTGGCGCCCTCCTCCCTAATTGAACAGAAAGACGCGTTTTACTTCGTTGAACAGGTCTCCCAGATAATGCGCCACCATGTACAAGACGATGATAAACCCGACAAGGGTAGCCCAGTGGGCAACATCCTCTTTGCCCGAAGCTTTCAGCACGGTGTGAATGATAGCCATGATAAAACCGACTCCAGCGATTTGAAAGACAGGAGTCAAATCGAAACCCACAACGAACACCTCGCTTCTAGAACATGAGGATAACCAGCAGGAGACCGCTGAGAACGCCCAGCGT contains these protein-coding regions:
- the spoIIIAC gene encoding stage III sporulation protein AC, with translation MGFDLTPVFQIAGVGFIMAIIHTVLKASGKEDVAHWATLVGFIIVLYMVAHYLGDLFNEVKRVFLFN